In a single window of the Zonotrichia leucophrys gambelii isolate GWCS_2022_RI chromosome 2, RI_Zleu_2.0, whole genome shotgun sequence genome:
- the LOC135443300 gene encoding transcription factor SOX-17-like: protein MSSPDAGYASSDDQVQGRCSLPIMMPAMCPWAAEALSPPGEAKAKGGAAASGPSGGRSKGEARIRRPMNAFMVWAKDERKRLAQQNPDLHNAELSKMLGKSWKALSLSEKRPFVEEAERLRVQHMQDHPNYKYRPRRRKQVKRLKRVESGFLQHGLAEAAAAAGPGLGSEVSGGGRMCVEGLGLAYGEQGYAAAGAGHYRDCAPLGAAFDGYGLPTPDPSPLDAAESEASFFAAGLQEECALVPYGYGPHPAAAEYPAAAAAASESSSGASLRRHLAPGEALGAGGSLQGLLGCPAPLHAYYGQCQPPGAGRGPPGAVGQPSPPPESAPCREQLEQLRPEELLGEVDRTEFEQYLRFACKPELGLPYGGHEPEAAAPVSSAVSDASSAVYYCGYPDL, encoded by the exons ATGAGCAGCCCCGATGCGGGCTACGCCAGCAGCGACGACCAGGTGCAGGGGCGGTGCTCGCTGCCCATCATGATGCCGGCCATGTGCCCCTGGGCGGCAGAGGCGCTGAGCCCGCCGGGCGAGGCGAAGGCGaagggcggcgcggcggcgtCGGGGCCGTCGGGCGGCCGGAGCAAGGGGGAGGCGCGGATCCGGCGTCCCATGAACGCCTTCATGGTGTGGGCGAAGGACGAGCGCAAGCGGCTGGCGCAGCAGAACCCGGACCTGCACAACGCCGAGCTCAGCAAGATGCTGG GTAAATCGTGGAAGGCGCTGTCGCTGTCGGAGAAGCGTCCGTTCGTGGAGGAGGCGGAGCGGCTGCGGGTGCAGCACATGCAGGACCACCCGAACTACAAGTACCGGCCGCGGCGGCGGAAGCAGGTGAAGCGCCTGAAGCGGGTGGAGAGCGGCTTCCTGCAGCACGGCCTggccgaggcggcggcggcggcggggcccgggctgggcagCGAGGTGTCCGGCGGCGGCAGGATGTGCGTGGAGGGCCTGGGACTGGCGTACGGCGAGCAGGGCTacgcggcggcgggcgcgggccACTACCGGGACTGTGCGCCGCTGGGCGCCGCGTTCGACGGCTACGGCCTGCCGACCCCGGACCCGTCGCCGCTGGACGCGGCGGAGAGCGAGGCGTCCTTCTTCGCGgcggggctgcaggaggagtgcGCGCTGGTGCCCTACGGCTACGGCCCGCACCCGGCGGCCGCCGAGTAcccggcagcagcggcggcggcgtcCGAGAGCTCGTCGGGCGCGTCGCTGCGGCGGCACCTGGCGCCCGGGGAGGCGCTGGGCGCGGGCGGGtcgctgcaggggctgctgggctgcccgGCGCCGCTGCACGCCTACTACGGGCAGTGCCAGCCGCCGGGAGCGGGGCGCGGCCCGCCGGGGGCCGTGGGGCAGCCGTCGCCGCCGCCGGAGTCGGCGCCGTGccgggagcagctggagcagctgcggcccgaggagctgctgggcgAGGTGGACCGCACGGAGTTCGAGCAGTACCTGCGCTTCGCCTGCAAGCccgagctggggctgccctaCGGCGGCCACGAGCCCGAGGCCGCGGCTCCCGTCTCGTCGGCCGTGTCGGACGCCAGCAGCGCCGTCTACTACTGCGGCTACCCCGACTTGTGA
- the LOC135443299 gene encoding transcription factor SOX-17-like, which translates to MSSPDAGYASSDDQVQGRCSLPIMMPAMCPWAAEALSPPGEAKAKGGAAASGPSGGRSKGEARIRRPMNAFMVWAKDERKRLAQQNPDLHNAELSKMLGKSWKALSLSEKRPFVEEAERLRVQHMQDHPNYKYRPRRRKQVKRLKRVESGFLQHGLAEAAAAAGPGLGSEVSGGGGGRMCVEGLGLAYGEQGYAAAAAGAGHYRDCAPLGAAFDGYGLPTPDPSPLDAAESEASFFAAGLQEECALVPYGYGPHPAAAEYPAAAAAASESSSGASLRRHLAPGEALGAGGSLQGLLGCPAPLHAYYGQCQPPGAGRGPPGAVGQPSPPPESAPCREQLEQLRPEELLGEVDRTEFEQYLRFACKPELGLPYGGHEPEAAAPVSSAVSDASSAVYYCGYPDL; encoded by the exons ATGAGCAGCCCCGATGCGGGCTACGCCAGCAGCGACGACCAGGTGCAGGGGCGGTGCTCGCTGCCCATCATGATGCCGGCCATGTGCCCCTGGGCGGCAGAGGCGCTGAGCCCGCCGGGCGAGGCGAAGGCGaagggcggcgcggcggcgtCGGGGCCGTCGGGCGGCCGGAGCAAGGGGGAGGCGCGGATCCGGCGTCCCATGAACGCCTTCATGGTGTGGGCGAAGGACGAGCGCAAGCGGCTGGCGCAGCAGAACCCGGACCTGCACAACGCCGAGCTCAGCAAGATGCTGG GTAAATCGTGGAAGGCGCTGTCGCTGTCGGAGAAGCGTCCGTTCGTGGAGGAGGCGGAGCGGCTGCGGGTGCAGCACATGCAGGACCACCCGAACTACAAGTACCGGCCGCGGCGGCGGAAGCAGGTGAAGCGCCTGAAGCGGGTGGAGAGCGGCTTCCTGCAGCACGGCCTggccgaggcggcggcggcggcggggcccgggctgggcagCGAGGTgtccggcggcggcggcggcaggatGTGCGTGGAGGGCCTGGGACTGGCGTACGGCGAGCAGGGCtacgcggcggcggcggcgggcgcgggccACTACCGGGACTGTGCGCCGCTGGGCGCCGCGTTCGACGGCTACGGCCTGCCGACCCCGGACCCGTCGCCGCTGGACGCGGCGGAGAGCGAGGCGTCCTTCTTCGCGgcggggctgcaggaggagtgcGCGCTGGTGCCCTACGGCTACGGCCCGCACCCGGCGGCCGCCGAGTAcccggcagcagcggcggcggcgtcCGAGAGCTCGTCGGGCGCGTCGCTGCGGCGGCACCTGGCGCCCGGGGAGGCGCTGGGCGCGGGCGGGtcgctgcaggggctgctgggctgcccgGCGCCGCTGCACGCCTACTACGGGCAGTGCCAGCCGCCGGGAGCGGGGCGCGGCCCGCCGGGGGCCGTGGGGCAGCCGTCGCCGCCGCCGGAGTCGGCGCCGTGccgggagcagctggagcagctgcggcccgaggagctgctgggcgAGGTGGACCGCACGGAGTTCGAGCAGTACCTGCGCTTCGCCTGCAAGCccgagctggggctgccctaCGGCGGCCACGAGCCCGAGGCCGCGGCTCCCGTCTCGTCGGCCGTGTCGGACGCCAGCAGCGCCGTCTACTACTGCGGCTACCCCGACTTGTGA